A window of the Oscillospiraceae bacterium NTUH-002-81 genome harbors these coding sequences:
- a CDS encoding DUF3793 family protein: MDEKRVRVQIADQCAPVLAGVKPSNIVILGEGDAADEIREILVSADICCDLFYEGDGKQMWLFYRKSLIEEVLREEENRDFLKKYGYTDFRLENVMRKVHMHFLDYKLGKQEFPHEIGVILGYPLADVKGFIENKGRNFLYSGYWKVYEDAPRAKERFDLYTMVRSRITSEIAAGMRFWQVAQMEEILFA; the protein is encoded by the coding sequence ATGGACGAAAAAAGGGTTCGTGTACAGATCGCCGATCAGTGCGCCCCTGTACTTGCCGGTGTGAAACCGTCAAATATCGTGATCCTCGGTGAGGGCGATGCGGCAGATGAGATCAGAGAGATTCTTGTAAGTGCAGATATCTGCTGCGATCTTTTTTATGAAGGCGACGGAAAACAGATGTGGCTGTTTTACCGAAAATCACTCATAGAGGAGGTGCTCAGGGAAGAGGAGAACAGAGATTTCTTAAAAAAATACGGCTACACCGATTTCCGGCTGGAAAATGTGATGCGCAAGGTACATATGCATTTTCTGGATTACAAGCTGGGAAAACAGGAATTTCCACATGAGATCGGTGTGATTCTGGGATATCCGTTGGCGGATGTCAAGGGCTTTATTGAAAACAAAGGACGGAATTTCCTTTATTCCGGGTACTGGAAGGTTTATGAGGATGCACCAAGGGCAAAAGAAAGATTTGATCTTTATACGATGGTAAGAAGCCGGATCACCAGCGAGATCGCCGCAGGCATGCGGTTCTGGCAGGTGGCACAGATGGAAGAGATCTTATTTGCCTGA
- a CDS encoding Rpn family recombination-promoting nuclease/putative transposase, with the protein MDDFLFNAMLAYPDTGEAFIRKLLETLFDRKFPHLKIRAQESFAGVNTDLRGARLDVYIEEDGSVQINGDEIPTVYDVEPDHNHKSAEIKAFPKRARFYHAMIDRRSLKVGENFGKMKKVYVIFICDYDPFGYDRVLYTIKNRCLEEPTMPYEDDAETWVLYTRGKKGNISESLRQLLSYMENTNQNNAINEDLRDIQQMVDQVKRDGEVSLRYMKWFEHDQMMYEQGRKEEQENTERERKIAEQERKNAEQEKKKSRSSRTVC; encoded by the coding sequence TTGGATGATTTCTTATTCAATGCCATGCTGGCGTATCCGGATACGGGGGAAGCGTTTATCCGGAAACTGCTGGAAACGTTATTTGATCGGAAATTCCCGCATCTGAAAATCCGTGCGCAGGAGTCGTTTGCGGGAGTGAATACGGATCTTCGTGGCGCAAGGCTGGATGTCTATATCGAGGAAGACGGAAGCGTGCAGATCAATGGAGACGAAATCCCCACTGTCTACGATGTGGAACCGGATCATAACCATAAGAGTGCGGAGATCAAAGCATTTCCGAAGCGCGCCAGGTTTTATCATGCAATGATTGACAGAAGAAGTCTGAAAGTCGGAGAAAATTTTGGAAAAATGAAAAAGGTGTATGTGATCTTTATCTGTGATTATGATCCTTTCGGCTATGACCGGGTGCTGTACACGATAAAGAACAGATGCCTGGAAGAGCCGACAATGCCGTATGAGGATGATGCGGAGACGTGGGTGCTGTACACCCGGGGCAAAAAAGGAAACATCTCGGAAAGTTTACGTCAGTTGCTCAGTTATATGGAGAACACGAACCAGAACAATGCGATCAATGAAGATCTGAGAGACATCCAGCAGATGGTAGATCAGGTCAAGCGGGATGGGGAGGTTTCATTACGATATATGAAATGGTTTGAGCATGATCAGATGATGTATGAGCAGGGCCGTAAGGAAGAGCAGGAGAATACGGAACGGGAACGGAAAATTGCAGAGCAGGAACGAAAAAATGCAGAACAGGAGAAAAAAAAGAGCAGAAGCAGCAGAACAGTTTGCTAA
- the vanG gene encoding D-alanine--D-serine ligase VanG, whose product MKDRKKIAVLFGGRSPEYKVSLQSAFAVLKSIDQAAYEVVPVGITAEGEWYVYTGPYACIPQDRWNQPEMCTSCAVSPSPRVHGLLIFEKTGTRELPLDGAFPVLHGKNGEDGTVQGVFALAGIPVAGCGLLASALCMDKELAHRVAEQAGIRVPRSARICGPWEADRAELLAREIGYPLFVKPIRAGSSFGISRVSSPETLRKAVADAFAYDTEVELEEAIDGFEVGCAVLGTKQLTIGVVDEIELSGGFFDYEEKYTLKTSQIHVPARIPAEKAEEIRRTAARLYRALGCGGFARVDMFLKSKGEIIFNEVNTIPGCTLHSRYPNMLARVGLEFPDWVRMLLEEAVGEKTGCGVQSQAEADVLQGEKNTKQSAQRPEGDQQENTGTEVTKDRRSGRKAVMTTGQGANKDAVD is encoded by the coding sequence ATGAAAGACAGAAAGAAAATTGCAGTATTGTTTGGCGGGCGTTCCCCGGAGTATAAGGTGTCCCTGCAGTCGGCCTTTGCCGTGTTAAAAAGCATTGATCAGGCAGCATATGAGGTGGTGCCGGTGGGCATTACAGCAGAAGGAGAGTGGTATGTGTACACCGGCCCCTATGCCTGCATTCCCCAGGATCGGTGGAACCAGCCGGAAATGTGCACGTCCTGTGCGGTAAGCCCCAGTCCCCGGGTGCACGGTTTGCTGATATTTGAAAAAACGGGCACAAGAGAATTGCCCCTGGACGGGGCTTTCCCGGTGCTGCACGGCAAAAACGGAGAGGACGGTACGGTGCAGGGGGTATTTGCGCTGGCGGGTATTCCGGTGGCGGGCTGTGGCCTGCTGGCCTCTGCCCTTTGCATGGACAAGGAGCTGGCCCATCGGGTGGCAGAGCAGGCAGGCATCCGGGTACCCCGGTCGGCGCGGATTTGCGGCCCCTGGGAGGCAGACCGGGCAGAGCTGCTGGCCCGGGAGATCGGCTATCCGCTGTTTGTAAAGCCCATCCGGGCAGGCTCTTCCTTTGGCATCAGCCGGGTGTCCTCGCCGGAAACGCTTCGAAAAGCGGTGGCGGATGCCTTTGCCTACGACACGGAGGTGGAGCTGGAGGAAGCCATCGACGGCTTCGAGGTGGGCTGTGCCGTGCTGGGCACGAAGCAGCTGACCATCGGTGTGGTAGACGAGATCGAGCTGTCCGGCGGCTTCTTTGATTATGAGGAAAAATATACATTGAAAACCTCTCAGATCCACGTACCGGCCCGGATCCCGGCAGAAAAAGCGGAGGAGATCCGCCGCACGGCGGCCCGGCTGTACCGGGCGCTGGGCTGTGGAGGCTTTGCCCGGGTGGACATGTTCCTGAAAAGCAAGGGGGAGATCATATTCAACGAGGTCAACACCATCCCCGGCTGCACGTTACATAGCCGGTATCCCAACATGCTGGCCCGGGTGGGGCTGGAATTCCCGGACTGGGTACGGATGCTGCTGGAGGAGGCGGTTGGAGAAAAAACGGGATGCGGTGTACAGTCGCAGGCGGAAGCAGATGTGCTGCAAGGAGAAAAGAACACGAAACAGTCTGCGCAGAGGCCGGAAGGAGATCAGCAGGAAAACACGGGAACAGAGGTGACAAAAGACAGGCGCAGCGGAAGAAAAGCGGTTATGACGACAGGGCAGGGGGCAAATAAAGATGCTGTGGATTGA
- the pheT gene encoding phenylalanine--tRNA ligase subunit beta, which yields MNTSLAWIKAYVPDLDVEAQEFADAMTLSGSKVEGYEKFDADLDKIIIGQIVKIEKHPDADKLIICQVNIGQEEPIQIVTGAPNVKEGDKVPVVLDGGRVAGGHDGKKTPGGIKIKKGKLRGVESNGMLCSIEELGSSRDMYPEAPEYGIYIFGDDAVVGSDAIEALGLHDVVVEYEITSNRVDCFSVIGLAREAAATFHKDFYPPVITETGNSEDVNDYIKVKVEDKDLCPRYCARVVKNIKFAPSPVWMQRRLAAHGIRPINNVVDITNYIMEEYGQPMHAYDLDTIAGHQIIVRRAEDGEKFTTLDGQERTVDSSVLMICDADKAVGIAGIMGGENSMITENVHTMLFEAACFDGTNIRLSSKKVGLRTDASSKFEKGLDPNTAMEAINRACQLVEELGAGEVVGGVVDVYSKVRTGNRVPFDADYVNRLLGTNVDRDTMIGYFKKIDLGFDEETSEVIVPSWRQDLLRPADLAEEVARFYGYANIPTTLPSGEATTGKLSFKMRIEAVARDIAEFCGFSQGMSYSFESPKVFDKLLLPADDPMRRAITISNPLGEDFSIMRTTSLNGMLTSLATNYNRRNKDVRLYEMGNIYIPGELPLKELPDERMQFTLGMYGEGDFYTMKGVVEEFLDKIGMKKKETYDPKAGKPFLHPGRQANIIYDGTVIGYLGEIHPTVADTYGIGERAYVAVLDMPEILPYASFDRKYEGIAKYPAVTRDISMVVPKAILAGEIEAVIEKCGGAHLESYQLFDIYEGSQIKRGFKSLAYSIVFRSKEKTLEESEITSAMNKILKALEGMGIELRQ from the coding sequence ATGAATACATCATTAGCATGGATCAAAGCATATGTTCCGGATCTTGACGTGGAGGCGCAGGAGTTCGCAGATGCCATGACACTGTCCGGTTCCAAGGTAGAGGGATATGAGAAGTTCGATGCAGATCTGGACAAGATCATCATCGGACAGATTGTGAAAATAGAGAAGCACCCGGATGCAGATAAGCTCATTATCTGTCAGGTCAATATCGGTCAGGAAGAACCGATCCAGATCGTCACCGGTGCGCCCAACGTAAAAGAAGGGGACAAGGTTCCCGTTGTTCTGGACGGCGGCCGGGTGGCTGGCGGCCATGACGGCAAGAAGACCCCGGGCGGCATCAAGATCAAAAAAGGCAAGCTGCGCGGCGTGGAGTCCAACGGTATGCTCTGCTCCATCGAGGAGCTGGGCTCCAGCAGAGATATGTACCCGGAGGCACCGGAGTACGGCATCTATATTTTCGGAGATGACGCGGTTGTGGGCAGTGACGCCATCGAGGCGCTGGGCCTGCATGATGTGGTGGTAGAGTACGAGATCACCTCCAACCGAGTAGACTGCTTCTCCGTCATCGGCCTGGCAAGAGAGGCAGCAGCTACTTTCCACAAGGATTTCTATCCGCCGGTGATCACCGAGACCGGCAACAGCGAGGATGTGAACGACTACATCAAAGTGAAGGTAGAGGACAAGGATCTCTGCCCCAGATACTGTGCCCGGGTGGTAAAGAACATCAAATTTGCACCGTCGCCGGTGTGGATGCAGAGACGGCTGGCGGCCCATGGCATCCGTCCCATCAATAACGTGGTAGATATCACCAACTACATCATGGAAGAGTATGGACAGCCCATGCACGCTTACGATCTGGATACCATCGCCGGTCATCAGATCATCGTCCGCCGGGCAGAGGATGGCGAGAAATTCACCACCCTGGACGGCCAGGAGCGCACCGTGGACAGCTCCGTGCTCATGATCTGCGATGCAGACAAGGCCGTGGGCATTGCCGGTATCATGGGCGGTGAGAACTCCATGATCACGGAAAACGTACACACCATGCTCTTTGAGGCAGCCTGCTTCGACGGCACCAACATCCGTCTTTCCAGCAAAAAGGTAGGTCTTCGTACCGATGCTTCCTCCAAGTTCGAGAAGGGTCTGGATCCCAACACGGCCATGGAAGCCATCAACCGTGCCTGCCAGCTGGTGGAAGAGCTGGGCGCCGGTGAGGTTGTGGGCGGTGTGGTAGACGTATACAGCAAGGTGCGCACCGGCAACCGGGTACCCTTTGATGCGGATTATGTGAACCGTCTGCTGGGCACAAACGTGGACCGCGACACCATGATCGGCTACTTCAAGAAAATTGACCTGGGCTTTGACGAGGAGACGTCCGAGGTCATCGTTCCGTCCTGGAGACAGGATCTGCTGCGTCCGGCTGACCTGGCAGAGGAAGTGGCAAGATTTTACGGCTATGCCAACATTCCGACCACCCTTCCTTCCGGCGAGGCGACCACAGGAAAACTGTCCTTCAAGATGCGCATTGAGGCAGTGGCAAGAGATATCGCAGAATTCTGTGGTTTCAGTCAGGGCATGAGCTATTCCTTCGAAAGCCCCAAGGTATTTGATAAATTACTGCTGCCGGCTGACGATCCCATGCGCCGTGCCATCACCATTTCCAACCCGCTGGGTGAGGATTTCAGCATCATGCGTACCACATCCCTGAACGGCATGCTGACTTCTCTGGCCACCAACTATAACCGGAGAAACAAAGACGTGCGCCTGTATGAGATGGGCAACATCTACATTCCGGGTGAGCTGCCGTTGAAGGAGCTGCCGGATGAGCGGATGCAGTTTACCCTTGGCATGTACGGCGAGGGAGATTTCTACACCATGAAGGGCGTGGTAGAGGAATTCCTGGACAAGATCGGCATGAAGAAAAAAGAGACCTATGATCCGAAAGCAGGCAAACCGTTCCTGCATCCGGGCAGACAGGCCAACATCATTTATGACGGAACCGTCATCGGCTATCTGGGTGAGATCCATCCCACCGTTGCAGATACCTACGGCATCGGCGAGCGGGCTTACGTGGCTGTGCTGGATATGCCGGAAATCCTGCCTTACGCATCCTTCGACCGCAAGTACGAGGGCATTGCCAAGTATCCGGCTGTGACGAGAGACATTTCCATGGTTGTGCCGAAAGCGATCCTGGCAGGCGAGATCGAGGCTGTCATTGAGAAGTGCGGCGGCGCCCATCTGGAAAGCTATCAGCTGTTCGATATCTATGAGGGCAGCCAGATCAAGCGGGGCTTCAAGTCCCTGGCTTACTCCATCGTATTCCGTTCCAAGGAAAAGACGCTGGAGGAGAGTGAGATCACCAGTGCCATGAACAAGATCTTAAAAGCCCTGGAAGGCATGGGCATTGAGCTCAGACAGTAA
- the queA gene encoding tRNA preQ1(34) S-adenosylmethionine ribosyltransferase-isomerase QueA: MKTSDFYFDLPKELIAQDPLEDRSSSRLLVLDRKTGAREHRIFRDIVEYLNPGDCLVINNTKVIPARLYGAKEGTQAKIEILLLKRREGDVWETLVKPGKKAKPGTKISFGDGLLTGEVLDVVDEGNRLIKFTYDGIFEEILDQLGQMPLPPYITHQLKDKNRYQTVYAKHDGSAAAPTAGLHFTPELLHQIEEKGVKIAHVTLHVGLGTFRPVKVEDVTEHHMHSEYFFIEEDQAKLINDTKAAGGRVIAVGTTSCRTLESAVGEDGKLKATSGWTDIFIYPGYQFKVIDALITNFHLPESTLLMLVSALAGKENIMNAYEEAVKERYRFFSFGDAMFIM, from the coding sequence ATGAAAACATCGGATTTTTACTTTGATCTGCCCAAAGAGCTGATCGCCCAGGATCCGCTGGAAGACCGGTCCAGTTCGAGACTTCTCGTGCTGGATCGGAAGACCGGCGCGCGGGAGCATCGGATCTTTCGGGACATTGTAGAATATCTCAACCCGGGCGACTGCCTGGTCATCAACAACACCAAGGTTATTCCCGCCCGCCTGTACGGGGCCAAAGAGGGTACCCAGGCCAAGATCGAGATTCTTCTGCTGAAACGCAGAGAAGGAGATGTGTGGGAGACGCTGGTGAAACCGGGCAAAAAGGCAAAGCCGGGCACGAAGATTTCCTTCGGCGACGGTCTTCTCACGGGAGAAGTGCTGGACGTGGTGGATGAGGGCAACCGTTTGATCAAATTCACCTACGACGGTATTTTTGAGGAAATTCTGGATCAGCTGGGCCAGATGCCCCTGCCGCCTTACATTACCCATCAGCTCAAGGACAAGAACCGGTATCAGACCGTCTATGCGAAGCATGACGGCTCTGCGGCAGCGCCTACAGCGGGGCTGCATTTTACCCCGGAACTGCTGCACCAGATCGAGGAAAAGGGCGTGAAGATCGCCCATGTGACGTTGCATGTGGGACTTGGCACCTTCCGGCCGGTCAAGGTGGAGGATGTGACTGAACATCATATGCATTCAGAATATTTCTTCATTGAAGAAGATCAGGCGAAGCTCATCAACGATACGAAGGCAGCAGGCGGCCGGGTCATCGCCGTGGGCACCACCAGCTGCCGGACACTGGAATCCGCCGTGGGAGAGGATGGAAAGTTAAAAGCCACCAGCGGCTGGACAGACATCTTCATCTATCCGGGCTACCAGTTCAAGGTCATTGACGCTTTGATCACCAATTTCCACTTGCCGGAGTCCACCCTGCTTATGCTGGTGTCCGCCCTGGCCGGGAAGGAAAACATCATGAACGCCTATGAGGAAGCCGTGAAAGAGCGGTATCGGTTCTTTTCCTTCGGCGACGCCATGTTCATTATGTAA
- the vanT gene encoding serine racemase VanT catalytic subunit codes for MLWIDEFRVVAAFLVAAIHTWPLQSVWEPADFVLVHIIGRIAVPFFFCVTGYFGVSRFWEKTSDGAYGRLVKKTSQLYGLAMLLYLPVNVYADQLRNVVGAGRAGSAGLAGTLEGVGKLLKAVAFDGTFYHLWYLPAILLGVTLLKLLSRWVSAETVGIISVLLYLCGLLGDSYYGLAAKVPALEMAYGKLFAISSYTRNGLFFAPLFLMLGVFLKRTSSESKKTLKNLSLKKNEKKNLKTPDHGFWLTGFLFSVLLLTGEGLLLRKLGWPRHDSMYITLPLVLWYLMRLLLAGKRERTHREKRLGRECRTFAAAFYVVHPLMIVAVRGGVKVIEAVLNTVTGAGNISFLLVNCSPVFYVEVCLLAGLVAVLTAHLTELHRQIRFQKGRAWVEVDQAAFRHNVRELQTLLPGDCALMPAIKADGYGMGTKAAAKLLRKEGVKAFCVASVREGGKLRRSGVQGEILVLGYTSPEQFGLLKRYRLTQTVVDAAYGREMEASGYRLKGQVKVDTGMHRLGEAAADIDQIAALYQLPHVKITGIFTHLCVSDEQTPDSQAFTRLQIARFHQVLDALEQKGIQPGRRHMFSSYGIWNREGEPLDAVRPGIALLGVRSNREDVLVRACDMRPVLSIHARVALVRRLDAGEYAGYGRCFHAVKPSRIAVVTIGYADGIPRSLSCGKGFVLIKGKRAPIAGRICMDQLLVDVTDLPKVKRGDEVVLLGRQGKEEISAEEMAGCAGTITNELLSRLGSRLERVYR; via the coding sequence ATGCTGTGGATTGACGAGTTTCGGGTGGTGGCTGCTTTTCTGGTGGCCGCCATCCACACCTGGCCCCTGCAATCGGTATGGGAACCGGCGGATTTTGTACTGGTGCACATCATCGGCAGAATCGCGGTTCCTTTTTTCTTCTGTGTTACAGGGTATTTCGGCGTATCCCGGTTCTGGGAGAAGACTTCCGACGGTGCATACGGGCGTCTCGTGAAGAAAACGTCTCAGCTGTACGGACTGGCGATGCTGTTGTATCTGCCGGTGAACGTGTATGCAGATCAGCTGCGGAATGTGGTTGGCGCGGGCCGTGCGGGTAGTGCAGGACTGGCCGGTACGCTGGAAGGTGTCGGGAAGCTTTTAAAAGCGGTGGCTTTTGACGGCACCTTTTATCATCTCTGGTATCTCCCGGCCATTTTGCTGGGGGTCACCCTGCTGAAACTGCTTTCCCGGTGGGTGTCGGCGGAGACAGTGGGGATCATCAGCGTGCTGCTGTATCTCTGCGGTCTGCTGGGGGACAGTTATTATGGGCTGGCGGCAAAGGTGCCTGCGCTGGAAATGGCCTATGGGAAGCTGTTTGCCATCAGCAGCTATACGAGAAACGGCCTGTTCTTTGCACCATTGTTTTTGATGCTGGGAGTATTTTTGAAAAGAACTTCCAGTGAGTCAAAAAAGACTTTGAAAAACCTTTCTTTAAAGAAAAATGAAAAGAAGAACCTCAAAACGCCTGATCATGGTTTCTGGTTGACAGGCTTTCTTTTCAGTGTTTTATTGTTGACAGGCGAAGGCCTGCTTCTTCGAAAGCTTGGCTGGCCTAGGCACGACAGCATGTACATCACCCTGCCGCTGGTGCTCTGGTACCTGATGCGGCTGCTGCTGGCCGGAAAGCGGGAGCGCACCCACCGGGAAAAACGGCTGGGACGGGAATGCCGTACCTTTGCCGCTGCGTTCTATGTGGTGCATCCGCTGATGATCGTTGCGGTGCGTGGCGGCGTGAAGGTGATAGAAGCTGTGTTAAATACTGTTACTGGAGCCGGAAATATAAGTTTTCTTCTGGTAAATTGCTCTCCTGTATTTTATGTGGAGGTTTGTCTCTTGGCCGGTCTGGTGGCTGTCCTGACAGCGCATCTAACAGAGCTGCACCGGCAGATCCGGTTTCAGAAAGGACGGGCATGGGTGGAGGTGGATCAGGCGGCATTTCGCCATAACGTGCGGGAACTGCAAACGTTGCTTCCCGGGGACTGTGCGCTTATGCCTGCCATCAAAGCGGACGGCTACGGCATGGGGACCAAAGCGGCAGCGAAGCTTCTCCGGAAAGAAGGGGTGAAGGCCTTCTGTGTGGCCTCTGTCCGGGAAGGGGGCAAGCTGCGAAGAAGTGGTGTGCAAGGGGAAATTCTGGTGCTGGGGTACACCTCCCCGGAGCAGTTCGGCCTGCTGAAACGCTACCGCCTGACCCAGACCGTGGTGGATGCGGCCTACGGCCGGGAGATGGAAGCCTCCGGCTATCGCCTGAAAGGGCAGGTGAAGGTGGATACGGGCATGCACCGGCTAGGGGAGGCGGCTGCGGATATTGACCAGATCGCGGCTCTGTACCAGCTGCCCCACGTGAAGATCACGGGCATTTTTACCCACCTGTGTGTCAGTGATGAGCAGACGCCGGACAGCCAGGCCTTCACCCGTTTGCAGATCGCCAGGTTCCATCAGGTGTTGGACGCACTGGAGCAAAAAGGCATTCAGCCGGGCAGACGGCATATGTTCAGCAGCTATGGCATCTGGAACCGGGAAGGAGAGCCGCTGGATGCGGTGCGGCCGGGCATTGCCCTGCTGGGGGTCAGGAGCAACCGGGAGGATGTGCTCGTCCGTGCCTGTGACATGCGGCCCGTGCTTTCCATTCACGCGAGAGTGGCGCTGGTGCGCAGGCTGGATGCCGGGGAATATGCCGGGTACGGCCGCTGTTTTCATGCGGTAAAGCCCTCCCGGATCGCCGTTGTCACCATCGGCTATGCGGACGGCATTCCCAGAAGCCTGTCCTGCGGAAAAGGCTTCGTTCTCATCAAAGGCAAACGCGCGCCCATCGCCGGGCGGATCTGTATGGATCAGCTGCTGGTGGATGTGACGGATCTGCCGAAGGTGAAGCGGGGGGACGAGGTTGTGCTGCTGGGCAGACAGGGAAAGGAAGAGATTTCCGCGGAGGAGATGGCCGGATGCGCGGGAACCATCACCAATGAGCTGCTCAGTCGATTGGGAAGCCGGTTGGAGAGGGTGTACAGGTAG
- the pheS gene encoding phenylalanine--tRNA ligase subunit alpha, translating into MRDKLNSIKEEALKQIQSSDALEKLNDVRVAFLGKKGELTAVLKSMKEVDAKERPIIGQMVNETRAEIEKALEETKKRMEAAAREEKLKNEVIDVTLPAKKNNVGHRHPNTIALEEVQRIFVGMGYEVVEGPEVEYDLYNFEKLNIPANHPAKDEQDTFYINKDIVLRTQTSPVQARIMEQGKLPIRMIAPGRVFRADEVDATHSPSFHQIEGLVVDKNITFADLKGTLEVFAKELFGENTKTKFRPHHFPFTEPSAEMDVSCFKCGGKGCRFCKGEGWIEILGCGMVHPHVFEMCGIDPEEYTGFAFGVGLERIALLKYEIDDMRLLYENDMRFLKQF; encoded by the coding sequence ATGAGAGATAAGCTGAACAGCATCAAGGAAGAAGCACTGAAGCAGATCCAGTCTTCCGATGCGCTGGAGAAGCTCAATGACGTGCGTGTCGCTTTCCTTGGCAAAAAGGGTGAGCTGACGGCTGTATTGAAGAGCATGAAGGAAGTGGATGCCAAGGAGCGTCCCATCATCGGCCAGATGGTGAATGAGACCCGTGCGGAGATCGAGAAAGCACTGGAAGAGACGAAGAAGCGCATGGAGGCAGCGGCCAGAGAAGAGAAGTTAAAGAATGAGGTCATCGATGTGACCCTCCCTGCCAAGAAGAATAACGTGGGACACCGGCATCCCAACACCATCGCCCTGGAAGAGGTACAGCGGATTTTCGTTGGCATGGGCTACGAAGTAGTGGAAGGCCCCGAGGTGGAGTATGACCTGTACAACTTTGAAAAACTGAATATCCCGGCCAACCATCCGGCCAAGGATGAGCAGGATACGTTCTATATCAACAAGGACATCGTACTGAGAACCCAGACCTCCCCGGTACAGGCGCGGATCATGGAGCAGGGCAAGCTTCCCATCCGTATGATCGCCCCCGGCAGAGTGTTCCGTGCCGATGAGGTGGATGCCACCCATTCCCCGTCCTTCCATCAGATCGAGGGACTGGTGGTGGACAAGAATATCACCTTTGCAGACCTGAAAGGCACCCTGGAGGTATTTGCCAAGGAGCTGTTCGGTGAGAATACGAAGACCAAATTCCGCCCCCATCACTTCCCGTTCACGGAGCCCAGTGCAGAGATGGATGTGTCCTGCTTCAAGTGCGGCGGCAAGGGCTGCCGGTTCTGTAAGGGCGAGGGCTGGATCGAGATCCTGGGCTGCGGTATGGTACATCCTCACGTATTTGAGATGTGCGGCATCGACCCGGAGGAGTACACCGGCTTTGCTTTCGGTGTGGGCCTGGAGCGAATCGCGCTGCTGAAATATGAGATCGACGACATGAGACTGCTGTACGAGAATGACATGCGTTTCCTGAAGCAGTTCTAG
- a CDS encoding DUF2325 domain-containing protein: MSVVIVGGHDRMVAQYKKICKSYNCKAKVFTQMAAGMDKQIGQPDLLVLFTNTVSHKMIRCALDGVKDSNAEIVRCHTSSATALTEILQQKAC; the protein is encoded by the coding sequence ATGAGTGTAGTAATCGTCGGCGGCCATGACCGCATGGTAGCGCAGTATAAAAAGATTTGTAAGAGCTATAATTGTAAGGCAAAAGTGTTTACCCAGATGGCTGCGGGAATGGATAAACAGATCGGCCAGCCCGACCTGCTGGTGCTGTTTACCAACACGGTATCCCATAAGATGATCCGCTGCGCTCTGGATGGTGTAAAGGACAGCAATGCAGAGATTGTTCGCTGCCACACCAGCAGTGCAACAGCGCTTACTGAGATCCTTCAGCAGAAGGCTTGTTAA
- a CDS encoding flavodoxin has product MSEIIVAYWSGTGNTGAMAEYVAQGIREGGKEAKIVNVENFSADELKDCSVFALGCPSMGVEVLEEGYMEPFMCDVDGFAAGKKIGLFGSYGWGDGEWMRNWEERVQEDGATVVGGEGVICHEVPDDAAAADCIALGKLLASA; this is encoded by the coding sequence ATGAGTGAAATTATTGTAGCATACTGGAGCGGAACAGGTAACACAGGAGCAATGGCAGAGTACGTGGCACAGGGAATCCGCGAGGGTGGTAAAGAAGCAAAGATCGTAAATGTGGAGAACTTCTCCGCTGACGAGTTAAAGGATTGTTCCGTATTCGCACTGGGCTGCCCGTCCATGGGTGTTGAGGTGCTGGAGGAGGGCTACATGGAGCCTTTCATGTGCGACGTTGACGGTTTCGCAGCTGGCAAGAAGATCGGTCTCTTTGGTTCCTATGGCTGGGGAGACGGCGAGTGGATGAGAAACTGGGAAGAGAGAGTACAGGAGGATGGCGCAACCGTTGTCGGCGGTGAGGGTGTCATCTGCCACGAGGTACCGGATGACGCAGCAGCAGCGGATTGCATTGCCCTTGGCAAGCTTCTTGCTTCCGCATAA